The following are encoded in a window of Phaseolus vulgaris cultivar G19833 chromosome 3, P. vulgaris v2.0, whole genome shotgun sequence genomic DNA:
- the LOC137807847 gene encoding RING-H2 finger protein ATL47-like, with protein sequence MRNIQIETKQNGGVKYSDESYPQSPFSAYQAPNDGNTTNEKETTTPSSLSRISPLILLVIIVLAVIFFVYGLVHLVLWFFMKTPTSSSIYNSNRFHESTRSRVLQRQLQQLFRLHDSGLDQALIDSLPVFRYQDLLGSKEPFDCAVCLCEFSEDDKLRLLPMCTHAFHMNCLDTWLLSNSTCPLCRASLSNYVENQNQNQNPMLFNVGIGNSNCLVLPSGFSGEEEKGFSESERSVGKRVFSVRLGKFRNNGLELESGDSCSLNERRCYSMGSYRYVVRDSNLQVVLSESGDVSENENVKGKRISDSTKGESFSVSKIWLWSKNSTFHASNAAAFP encoded by the coding sequence ATGCGCAACATTCAGATTGAAACGAAGCAAAATGGTGGTGTGAAGTACTCAGATGAGTCATATCCTCAATCTCCTTTCTCAGCATACCAAGCTCCTAATGACGGCAACACTACCAACGAGAAAGAAACAACAACGCCATCGTCTCTCAGCAGAATCAGTCCACTTATTTTGCTGGTCATAATTGTTCTAGCAGTTATCTTCTTCGTGTATGGACTTGTCCATTTGGTTCTATGGTTTTTCATGAAAACACCAACCTCTTCATCAATCTACAACTCCAACAGGTTCCACGAATCCACGCGCTCACGTGTTCTTCAGAGGCAGCTTCAACAACTCTTCCGCTTGCACGACTCAGGTCTAGACCAAGCCCTCATAGACTCTCTACCCGTTTTCCGTTACCAAGATTTATTGGGTTCAAAGGAACCGTTTGATTGTGCCGTGTGTTTATGCGAGTTCTCCGAGGACGACAAGCTGAGGTTGCTTCCTATGTGCACACACGCGTTTCACATGAACTGTCTTGACACGTGGCTTCTCTCGAATTCCACGTGTCCTCTTTGCAGGGCGTCTCTCTCCAACTACGTGGAGAATCAGAATCAGAATCAGAATCCAATGCTGTTTAATGTTGGCATTGGCAATTCAAATTGTTTGGTTCTGCCAAGTGGGTTCAGTGGTGAGGAAGAGAAGGGGTTTTCAGAGAGTGAAAGATCAGTTGGGAAAAGGGTGTTTTCCGTGAGGCTTGGAAAATTCAGAAACAATGGGTTGGAGTTAGAGAGTGGAGATAGTTGTAGTTTGAATGAGAGGAGATGCTACTCCATGGGTTCATATCGGTATGTGGTTCGTGATTCGAATCTGCAAGTGGTGTTGTCTGAATCTGGTGATGTTTCAGAAAATGAGAATGTGAAGGGAAAGAGGATAAGCGACTCAACCAAAGGTGAGAGCTTCTCTGTTTCCAAGATATGGCTTTGGTCCAAGAACTCCACATTTCATGCTTCTAATGCAGCAGCTTTCCCCTAA